One segment of Fuscovulum ytuae DNA contains the following:
- a CDS encoding ferritin-like domain-containing protein, translating into MQTLAEMAVEVLTTADGRAKTALGRRHAAAWFAARAAGSPLPIGRADPPLRPSRPDKPDLLPPRDVPRRRPGTPAGRIALLHAVGHIELNAVDLHWDIIARFTDHPMPLGFYDDWVKAADEEAKHFNLICDCLEAMGSHYGALPAHAGMWRAAEDTAGDLLGRLAVVPMVLEARGLDVTPGMIDIFRKAGEDGPIAALETIYAEEVGHVAYGSKWFNWLCGRQGLDPKEVFHDLVRTYFHSTLKPPFNEEKRAEAGLPPDFYWPLTEDAAI; encoded by the coding sequence ATGCAGACACTGGCCGAAATGGCGGTGGAGGTTCTGACCACCGCCGATGGGCGCGCGAAGACCGCGCTGGGACGTCGCCATGCCGCCGCCTGGTTCGCCGCGCGGGCGGCGGGGTCGCCTTTGCCCATTGGGCGGGCCGATCCTCCCTTGCGCCCCTCCCGGCCAGACAAGCCCGATCTTCTGCCGCCGCGCGACGTGCCGCGGCGGCGGCCGGGAACGCCCGCCGGGCGTATCGCGCTCCTCCATGCGGTGGGGCATATCGAACTTAACGCTGTCGATCTGCATTGGGACATCATCGCCCGCTTCACCGACCATCCGATGCCCTTGGGGTTCTATGACGACTGGGTGAAAGCGGCGGATGAAGAGGCCAAGCATTTCAACCTGATCTGCGATTGCCTTGAGGCGATGGGCAGCCATTACGGCGCGCTTCCCGCCCATGCGGGCATGTGGCGTGCGGCCGAAGACACCGCGGGCGATCTTTTGGGACGTCTGGCGGTGGTGCCGATGGTGCTCGAGGCGCGGGGGCTGGATGTCACCCCCGGCATGATCGACATCTTCCGCAAGGCGGGCGAGGATGGCCCCATCGCCGCGCTTGAAACGATCTATGCCGAAGAGGTTGGCCATGTCGCCTATGGGTCGAAATGGTTCAACTGGCTGTGCGGGCGTCAGGGGCTGGACCCGAAAGAGGTCTTCCACGATCTGGTGCGCACCTATTTCCACAGCACGTTGAAACCCCCTTTCAACGAAGAAAAGCGGGCCGAGGCGGGCTTGCCGCCCGATTTCTATTGGCCCCTGACCGAGGATGCGGCGATCTGA
- a CDS encoding peroxiredoxin: MIAEGANAPDFTLPRDGGTTVTLSSFRPGKVVLYFYPKDDTPGCTLEAQDFTARLAEFTAADTTVIGVSKDSVKAHDKFCKKHGLGVILASDEAGHTCEDYGVWVEKSMYGKTYMGVERTTVLIDGAGKVARVWNKVSVKGHADEVLATAKAL; encoded by the coding sequence ATGATTGCCGAAGGCGCAAACGCCCCCGATTTCACCCTGCCGCGCGACGGCGGCACGACCGTTACCCTGTCAAGTTTCCGCCCCGGGAAGGTGGTTCTCTATTTCTACCCCAAGGATGACACCCCCGGCTGCACGCTGGAAGCGCAGGATTTCACCGCCCGTCTGGCTGAATTCACCGCCGCAGACACCACCGTGATCGGCGTCAGCAAGGACAGCGTGAAAGCGCATGACAAGTTCTGCAAAAAGCACGGGCTAGGCGTGATCCTCGCCTCTGACGAGGCGGGGCATACCTGCGAAGACTACGGCGTCTGGGTCGAGAAAAGCATGTATGGCAAAACCTATATGGGCGTGGAACGCACCACCGTCCTGATCGACGGCGCGGGCAAGGTGGCGCGGGTCTGGAACAAGGTCTCTGTCAAGGGCCATGCCGATGAGGTGCTCGCGACGGCCAAGGCGCTGTGA